One window of the Sporomusaceae bacterium genome contains the following:
- a CDS encoding response regulator transcription factor, with amino-acid sequence MADKILIVDDEPNIRQLVRFNLEREGFTAIEAEDGISCLKMINKERPDLIILDIMIPGIDGLEVCRVIKTIPETAGIAVIMLTAKAEEIDTILGLEMGADDYVTKPFSPRELVARVKAVLRRSHKDPHQSEELAFGSLRMNLVRYEAFLGQEKLALTPKEFELLKCFVTDPGKAFTREQLLEKVWGYEYAGDTRTVDVHIRHLRLKLSADQALAEAIETVRGVGYRLQKID; translated from the coding sequence ATGGCAGACAAGATTTTGATCGTCGACGACGAACCCAATATTCGTCAGTTGGTCAGATTCAACCTGGAGAGGGAGGGCTTTACCGCGATCGAAGCGGAGGACGGCATCTCCTGCCTGAAAATGATCAATAAGGAAAGGCCCGACTTGATAATTCTTGACATAATGATACCGGGCATAGACGGCCTTGAAGTATGCAGAGTTATCAAGACCATACCGGAGACGGCCGGCATCGCGGTAATAATGCTAACCGCCAAGGCGGAGGAAATCGACACAATCCTCGGTCTGGAGATGGGCGCCGACGACTATGTAACCAAGCCCTTCAGCCCCCGCGAACTGGTAGCAAGGGTCAAGGCGGTACTCCGCCGCAGCCATAAAGACCCGCACCAGTCGGAAGAATTGGCATTCGGCAGCCTGCGCATGAACCTGGTCAGGTACGAGGCTTTCCTCGGCCAGGAAAAGCTGGCGCTGACCCCGAAAGAATTCGAACTGCTCAAATGCTTTGTCACCGACCCCGGCAAGGCATTCACCCGCGAGCAGCTGTTGGAGAAAGTCTGGGGGTACGAATACGCCGGCGACACCCGTACGGTGGACGTCCATATCCGCCATCTGCGGCTGAAACTGTCAGCCGACCAGGCATTGGCGGAGGCCATCGAAACGGTGCGCGGCGTCGGCTATCGGCTGCAAAAAATAGATTGA
- a CDS encoding zinc dependent phospholipase C family protein: MNTNGKTSASELCLHLLLTAIAPLQGMLDRPGITHEFCNRQALQILRSDGFTRYAEFLELFRRELDCGVYWADQGWKNVHHYFEPASGKGLWHFASARHEFAAYYRMALFSLRRADLRRAAFLLGAAAHLVQDMCVPHHARAKILDGHKQYETWVEQRFDRYAVTTRGVYGEGRAPCSLLLANAVVAADFFDAVKREDDEASYHSATEIMLPLAQRTTAGLLWHFANEAVKAGIDITTAVAGYKAVA, from the coding sequence ATGAACACAAACGGAAAAACCAGCGCGTCGGAATTGTGCCTGCACTTGCTGCTGACCGCCATTGCCCCTTTGCAGGGCATGCTCGACCGTCCCGGGATTACGCACGAATTCTGCAATCGCCAGGCGCTGCAAATTCTCCGCAGCGACGGCTTTACCCGGTACGCGGAATTTCTTGAGCTGTTCAGGCGCGAGCTCGATTGCGGCGTCTACTGGGCGGATCAGGGCTGGAAGAACGTCCATCATTACTTTGAGCCCGCCTCGGGCAAGGGCTTATGGCATTTCGCCAGCGCGCGGCACGAGTTCGCGGCCTACTACCGGATGGCCCTGTTCTCGCTGCGGCGCGCGGATCTGCGCCGGGCCGCGTTCCTGCTCGGCGCGGCCGCCCATCTGGTGCAGGACATGTGCGTGCCCCACCACGCCCGTGCCAAAATACTGGACGGTCACAAACAATACGAAACCTGGGTCGAACAGCGCTTCGACCGCTATGCGGTCACAACCCGCGGCGTGTACGGCGAGGGACGGGCGCCCTGCTCGCTGCTGCTCGCCAACGCAGTTGTCGCCGCCGATTTCTTCGACGCCGTCAAACGGGAAGACGACGAAGCTTCCTACCATAGCGCCACGGAAATCATGCTGCCGCTAGCCCAGCGGACCACCGCCGGACTGCTGTGGCATTTCGCCAACGAAGCCGTCAAGGCGGGCATCGACATAACGACCGCCGTTGCCGGGTACAAAGCGGTCGCCTGA
- a CDS encoding methyl-accepting chemotaxis protein, whose translation MRRPPADAGGKNGLASGFSSLTVRAAIFIVTTCAIPILILGWYFSHQTADSLTAAAIDRNNKVAERVASDISLYVQAKKNFLAATSGKEEIRSLDPLAAKKYLVQVQPYYGGNDALFIADRAGNQLCRTDASPPVSIGDRDYFRAALGGTISFSDPVFSKVTNQLTILGAAPIYGGGNTVAGILGANLSILNLQTRVEAILSQNPGYAAVLLDKRRVPLYNQHNPSSVENQETLQEEVYAAAVKNKTGDTSGNIRNQEFLASYRAVENTDWVVVSLFPKDKALETIGTMLQHSTRVALLLVAIFVVAGLLVTRRALAPLKELEKGARQVAAGDLSVTVTGQRDDELGHVAAAFNSMTAGLRELGDAMKTSSSHIFSSTASVTEAAGQASESFQQVSQSIQDVAERINCQSEDTGKTEALLGELRTISAAVSGRSRAMAAATRECSSVAGEGQEVVNQALDHMRQIKTTAETTVANITSLGASTREITRITEIITSITKQTQLLALNASIEAARAGEAGRGFAVVAGEVQKLAEQSGEAVKNIAALVGDVQAKTAEATAVVRQSLAFIERSAGINEQLGAAFGHIVDAIGKTRGEADEITSASERQLACCRQAFDAVAGIARSTADNNTTIHEVAAVSEEQAAAIQNIFFSIEHLKSLAHDLDGIAQKFKA comes from the coding sequence TTGCGACGCCCGCCAGCCGACGCCGGCGGGAAAAACGGTCTCGCCAGCGGTTTCTCGTCGCTCACCGTGCGCGCCGCCATTTTTATTGTGACAACTTGTGCCATCCCGATACTCATTCTGGGATGGTATTTTTCCCACCAGACGGCGGATAGTCTGACCGCGGCCGCCATCGACCGCAACAACAAGGTGGCCGAGCGGGTCGCCAGCGATATCAGCCTGTACGTGCAGGCCAAGAAGAATTTCCTGGCGGCGACCAGCGGCAAGGAAGAGATCCGCTCGCTCGATCCGCTGGCGGCGAAGAAGTACCTTGTTCAGGTGCAGCCATACTATGGCGGCAACGATGCCTTGTTCATCGCCGACCGCGCCGGCAATCAGCTCTGCCGCACCGACGCCTCCCCCCCGGTCAGCATCGGCGACCGCGATTACTTCCGCGCCGCCCTTGGCGGAACCATCAGTTTTTCCGACCCCGTTTTCAGCAAGGTGACCAATCAGCTCACTATCCTCGGCGCCGCGCCTATCTATGGCGGCGGCAACACGGTCGCCGGCATCCTGGGAGCCAATTTGTCGATTTTGAATCTGCAGACACGGGTGGAGGCGATACTATCGCAAAATCCGGGGTACGCCGCCGTTCTCCTCGACAAGCGCCGCGTGCCGCTGTACAATCAGCACAACCCCTCTTCGGTGGAAAACCAGGAGACGTTACAGGAAGAGGTCTACGCCGCAGCCGTCAAAAACAAAACAGGCGACACGTCCGGTAATATACGGAACCAGGAGTTCCTCGCTTCTTACCGGGCGGTGGAGAACACCGACTGGGTCGTTGTGTCCCTTTTCCCCAAAGACAAAGCCCTGGAGACAATCGGCACCATGCTTCAGCACAGTACCCGCGTGGCGCTTCTGCTGGTAGCGATTTTCGTTGTTGCCGGCCTGCTGGTCACCCGCCGGGCGCTGGCTCCGCTTAAAGAGCTTGAGAAAGGCGCCCGCCAGGTAGCCGCCGGCGACCTGAGCGTCACGGTCACCGGGCAGCGGGACGACGAGCTGGGCCACGTGGCCGCGGCCTTTAATTCCATGACGGCGGGCCTGCGCGAACTCGGCGACGCGATGAAAACTTCATCGTCGCACATCTTCTCCTCCACCGCCAGCGTCACAGAGGCGGCCGGGCAGGCGAGCGAATCTTTTCAGCAGGTCTCCCAGTCTATCCAGGATGTGGCGGAAAGGATCAACTGCCAGAGCGAAGACACCGGCAAGACGGAAGCGCTGCTCGGCGAGCTGAGGACGATCAGCGCCGCGGTTTCCGGCCGTTCGCGCGCGATGGCAGCGGCTACCCGCGAATGCTCGTCCGTGGCCGGCGAAGGGCAAGAAGTCGTAAATCAGGCGCTCGATCATATGCGGCAGATTAAAACGACCGCGGAAACCACCGTGGCCAACATTACTTCCCTGGGAGCGAGCACCCGGGAGATCACCCGGATTACCGAGATCATCACTTCGATAACGAAACAGACCCAACTGCTGGCGCTGAACGCTTCGATCGAGGCCGCCAGGGCCGGCGAGGCTGGCCGCGGGTTCGCCGTGGTAGCCGGCGAGGTTCAGAAGCTTGCCGAGCAATCGGGAGAAGCGGTGAAAAATATCGCGGCGCTCGTCGGCGATGTTCAGGCGAAGACCGCCGAAGCCACCGCCGTTGTCCGGCAGAGCCTGGCGTTTATCGAACGGAGCGCCGGCATAAACGAGCAGCTTGGCGCCGCTTTCGGCCATATTGTCGACGCCATTGGCAAGACCCGCGGCGAGGCGGACGAGATCACGTCCGCCTCCGAGCGGCAGCTCGCCTGCTGCCGGCAAGCCTTCGACGCCGT
- a CDS encoding glycosyltransferase, whose amino-acid sequence MDTKALIITASIGSGHTRAAHAVRAALLDGRFASQATVVDFLDDRDTPSRLLKDTYLKMLDVFPHAYDHLYRWSQEPIAGANLGSLTALLMRKKLLHLLDEHRPAIVVFTHPFPCCAAAALRRSRRISLPTAAVLTDFAVHRLWVQREIDLYFVASQEMKTALEALNIHSGRVYATGIPVAAGFAGRTPRRRPDGAASILVMGGGLGLGAVEEAVDSLAAVGEPLQITVATGGNDALRQRVEAAAGRSPHRIVTLGFTDKIHELMADATLLITKPGALTCSEALATGTPLLLYSPLPGQEEDNAAYLVRRGAAVRADGTAGLGRIVARMLSDRELLDGMKSRAAAIGRPKAAPEIAAVIASRLAAQRVNPAG is encoded by the coding sequence ATCGACACAAAAGCGCTGATCATCACCGCCTCGATCGGCTCGGGGCACACACGGGCGGCGCACGCCGTTCGCGCCGCGCTGCTCGACGGACGGTTCGCATCGCAGGCGACGGTGGTCGATTTCCTCGACGACCGGGATACACCCAGCCGCCTCCTCAAAGACACCTACCTGAAAATGCTGGACGTTTTCCCTCACGCCTACGACCACCTTTACCGCTGGTCGCAGGAGCCGATAGCGGGCGCCAACCTCGGCAGCCTGACCGCGCTCCTCATGAGGAAAAAACTGCTGCACCTGCTGGATGAACACCGCCCCGCCATCGTCGTCTTTACCCATCCCTTTCCCTGCTGCGCGGCGGCCGCCTTGCGCCGCAGTCGGCGAATCAGCCTCCCGACAGCGGCTGTGCTCACCGATTTCGCCGTGCACCGCCTGTGGGTCCAGCGGGAAATCGACCTGTACTTCGTCGCCAGCCAGGAGATGAAGACCGCGCTGGAGGCGCTTAACATACATAGCGGGCGCGTTTACGCCACCGGCATTCCGGTAGCGGCCGGGTTCGCCGGCCGGACGCCCCGCCGCCGGCCGGACGGAGCGGCTTCCATCCTGGTTATGGGCGGCGGCCTGGGGCTCGGCGCGGTAGAAGAGGCGGTAGACAGCCTGGCGGCTGTCGGCGAACCGCTGCAAATCACTGTAGCGACAGGCGGCAACGACGCTCTGCGGCAAAGAGTGGAAGCCGCCGCCGGGCGATCCCCCCACCGCATCGTGACGCTGGGTTTCACCGACAAGATTCACGAACTGATGGCCGACGCCACCCTCCTCATCACCAAACCGGGAGCGCTGACCTGCAGCGAAGCGCTGGCCACCGGGACGCCGCTGCTGCTCTACAGTCCCCTTCCCGGCCAGGAAGAGGACAACGCCGCCTACCTCGTAAGGCGGGGCGCGGCCGTAAGGGCGGACGGCACGGCCGGCCTCGGCCGCATCGTCGCCAGGATGCTGTCGGATCGGGAGTTGCTGGACGGCATGAAGTCCAGGGCGGCGGCTATAGGCCGGCCGAAAGCGGCCCCGGAAATCGCCGCCGTCATCGCCAGCCGTCTCGCGGCGCAGCGGGTGAATCCCGCCGGCTAA